Genomic DNA from Coffea arabica cultivar ET-39 chromosome 7e, Coffea Arabica ET-39 HiFi, whole genome shotgun sequence:
AGACAGATGAATATCTGAGCTGACCAAACTGGAACATGGGTGGTTGTGATGGATGCATATGAGCAAGAGGTGCTCCTATAGGAGTATGAAGATGCAAAGGCATCTGTATCGAGCCAATCTGTATGGCAGGAACTGGAGATGGTATGAGAGAAGGACCAGAAAATAGCCCAAACTGAAGTTTAACAGGTGAATCAATTTGGCTTGGAGCAGATCCAATAGAAACTGCTGTTAGACCAGCAGAAGATGGCATGTCAACTGAAACAGATAAAGCTTGCTGAGCAGAAAGACCAGTTGTATCTGGTATTGAGGTGTATGGGTCCTCAATAGGTTTAAGAAAAGAATCTTGCATAGTAATCTCAGTTTCCTGGACCATAACTGAGACTGGCGAAAAACCACCTACATCTTCAGGGCTTGGTTCATCACCTTTTACACCATCAACCAGTCCCTCTTCTCCCGCAATAGGGATAGAGGAGTCTGATATGCCAAAGCCTCTTTCCtcattgctgaaatttctgtcAAAGTCATCACTTGGTATCTCAACCTCAATACCTTCATCAAAGCCTAAAACCAAGTTGCCCATCAAATGAGAATCTTTCTCTTCTAAATGTAAATCTTCAAATTCTTGGGTCAAATCCAAATTCTCATCATCTCCTGCCCTCACTTCATCCTCTTCCTCGTAACCATCTTCATCCTCATCATATTCTTCCTGCTGCTGCAGGTCCTCGTTATTCTCAAGAGTCCATTCCTCATCTTCAGTAGCAGAAACGGAACTGGAAGCAGTCATCCTCAGATGCTGCCCTGAATTGTCATTTAAGCTAATAGATTCATTCTCAGACACTGAAACATTTTTCCCTTCCACTGTAATAGATGCCATGGGAGAATCACTGGAATCATCCAACTCATCATGGGAGAGATGTGGTGGAGAGTTAGGAGGACTCGAAACAGATACAGAAGATTGTGAATCACACCTAGGAGTTATATCCTTGTTCGATTTCTGATCTTGAAGAGTGAGATCATCTTTCGGGATATCTAGTTCAGATTGCTGGAGGCCATCTTGATGACTACCATAATACGCTGTCTGCCTGGTTGGTTCACTTCTTTCTGCATGGCTGTAGTGGTTATCATCCAGGAATCCAGATGGTCCAGGATGATCATTCATACTCCTGAAAGAACTCCTCTGTGTATAGGCAATTGGAGGAGGAAGGACACGAGGTTGTCTCATGGAATATCGTGACCTTCCATAAGAATAAAGCTCATCTGCCTCAGAATGTGGATATGGCCTCTCTGGATGAGGAGGAGTATTGCCTCGAAAACGGTTCTGAACCCATCCAATATCACTGTACTTCTCAGCAGGATTATCTTGAAAATCTGAATCCATCTCCATGCTTCTGCTCAAGGAGTCTGCATCCCCTGAAAAGTTCCATCTCTGGTCTTTGTGATAGCCAAATTCATCTGCATAAGATTCTTTCCCTCCTCTTACATGAGCACTAGAAGACATATATCCTGCCCCTCCATGAAATTCTTTCCTAGGGACCGCTCTCGAGTTAGCAAATGAATCTCTCCTGGGACTGAAGTGACTAATCTCATTTTCCAGTAGCTGTGACGAAGAAGTATTGCCATTTTCAAACACATCCCTTCTCCATGAGTTCAAAGACTTTCCTCTGTCAAGAAAACCCGAAGATCCATCTCTGGTAGGATATGGCCTAGAACTAACGTCAAAAGGCCTGTTTAGAACAGTTGAGTCAAAAGAAGCTGATGCTGTTATCCTTTCCACCATTTTCTCACTATCTTCCCATGTTTCAACATCTGTAGAAGGGGAGATGTCTTTTTCCTTCAGTATTGCTGAAAATTTGTCATCTAAGTTCGTAGTAGCGACAGAAGAATCAGATTTCACAGCTTCAGCCTGCCTCTTGGCCATTCTTTCTTCCAATTCCAGTAGCTTTTGTTTAGCTGCCATCTTCCTCCTCTCCTCCTCCACAAGAAtcctctttttctcttcttctctgGCAATTCTCTGCTCTTCTGTTCTTCGAATAGCCTCCAAACGCTCCTGTTCTGCCCTCCATGCAGCTTCCTGTGCTTCCTCTTCCAGCCTTCGCACGCGTTCTTCCTCTTCCCTAATAAGCCGTTGTCTCTCCTCCTCTTCTCTTCGAGCCTGTTCCAAAGCTCTTTCTTGTTCTTCAATAATCCGCTGCCTCTCAAGTTCCTGCATCTTCTGAACCCTTTCAAGTTCAGCTTCGAATGATTCCCGAACAGGGTCATGCAAATAAGTCTGTTTGACCACatcctttttccttttaataACTCCAACAAGACTACCAGAGAAGGGATCCCTTTCATCAAAACCTGCAGAACTTATAAAAGGATCCTCAAAATATGATCTTTCAGTTTTTGAAGAGACACGTTTGTCCCTTACAGAAGTCAGCAGTGGATCAGTCCCAGGAGGCATTTTTCCACCCGAAGCATACATAGATTTAGAGATGTTGCTATTCTGGAAATTGTCACCCCTATATCTGTTGGATTGTTCAGCACCATAGCGCTCCCGTGTATTCCATTCAGACCCTCGGCTGTTATATGATTCCTTTATGTTGTTCCACTGTTGTCGCGCTTCCACAAAATGGCTTCCATTCCTCCTTAAATGAGTAGTTTCCTCACTTGCTGAAAAACCACCATCTTGTAGGGGGTCCCCAACATGTGGTGGCATGTACTTGATATCTTTCCCAAAATCTTTGTTAAAAGCAGTTGTTCTTGCCACAACACTGTTTCTATCAGTTTTTGAATACCCAAAATCTCTACTTCGTTCAGTAATACCATGTCCTGTATCACGCTCATCATCACCCCAATCGGACCTTGGATTTAACTTGACTAATGGCAGGGGGCCAGGAAAGTACTCTTCTTTCCGAGGCTGATCAGCTAGGTGCGAACTACCCAACCCATGGCCCTCACCACCGTTCTCCATGGCGCCATTTCCACTTGTATGACGTGAAGCCTGGCCATGTGGACGCATATCAACAagtgaatttaaaagaaaactgTCCCGCTGTAGGTCAGTTGACTCCTCAGAGGTAACTAGTTTCTGTTTCTGATTCACATTATCCTGCGGTTTCTGCCCAGGCCCAGGTAATACAGGTAATACAGCTTGTAGAGAAGGAAAATCCTCACCCCTCAAAACCACGGCTCTGTCCACTGCCTTAGGAAAAGGTCTAGAAGAACTAGCACTTGAAGTAGCAACTGCAATACCACTAGCCCGAGCTGAAGGTGGCATATAAGCACTATTGACTCTACTGTCACCATCAATACCATGTCCAGTAGGCTCAACCTGCGGATCACCATCACCACCATCTTTCTCTGGCAAAGCTACCGCCACAGGCTTGGTCCAACCCATGCCGGACGAGGTGGGCCTCGGTCCACTACCAGGCCCAGTACCACTAGCCGTCCCGCTACTTGATCCTGACAAATCAAACCTCTCATGTTCCTTCCTCAACGAGGGCAAATTCAAGGGGGGTGGAACAGATAATTTGGGCCCAGCAGCCTTCTGTGAAATCCTCGACCGTGACAGAACCACCATTCCCCCACTCCCTCCACCACTTCCCAACCTGGCCCGAGCCCCAGCAGCTGCCTGCCCATAAGAGCCACTATAATGTTGATGATTATGATTAGAAGGCTGCCCATAAGACTTATTTAGATTAACAGATACAAACTTTGCCCCGACCCCTCCGCCATGATTGGCCATATCTCGCTACTACTGCAGATCCCAAACCAGTGCAACgcatcaaaaccctagtttcacttctTTCTCGCAGAGTTGGAGCTTTTAAAAAtctctcccaaaaaaaaatagatccTACTGCAAGTACAagaacaaattaaataaatcaaTTAGTTGATGTAATTAAATCAATAGATTTAGTATGCCAAAAAGTATACGAAGAGTTGGATGAAATTGGTTGATGATATGGTCAACACAAATTTGTAAATAAGAAATAGATGAAAAGGAAGACATAAAAACACGCTCACACTTAGCAAACATTCCAAAGGATCAAGGCTCCTCTGTTTCAAGACAATAGCCagaaaaattagagatttaCATTTACAGATCAGGGTCTGCCAAAATGTATGATGCTGCTATAGTTATGTACATAGCATGTGCCAAAGTTCTAAGAAAAAAATTAGCAGCGAAAGTATCAGCATTTGCAGATCACCCTAAACTGACGTACTGATTATACACATGCACCAAATGAGATTTTTCAATTGAAGCTACAAAACTATGCCCAACACGAATCCATCGTTCAAAAGAACTTCAAATGAGTTGGTAAACAAAAATTAGAGTTGATTCTAATTACAGTACAATAATCCAACTATGTTGATAGAAACAAAATGCagtaaacccaaaaaaaaaaaaggctaatcACCCTACTGACAATGTTAAGAGGCATTTCCTATCAGCTCATCATATATCAGAAAAAAGATTCCTACTTTTCTTGGCAAAATCCTCTCTAACAAATCCATTCCACCACAACAGAAAAATACAGTGTGTATAAGCAAACAATTTTCCATATCCCAGTCAGCTTTGATGAAGACGGAAACAAAATGGACAACTCAAACActtcaaaatcccaaaaaaaaaaagaaaaacatgacAGAATAGGGGGAAATACCTGCCTGCAGAGGAGGAAGGCGACGAGGAGGCGGCGGACTATGAATTTGGAGGACGCAAATGATTATTGATTTTGGAATCGGATGCAGAAAAATTATCTGagatgataaaattgaagaatCAATGGTTATGTTAATGCTGATTATTGATGGCTGCGACTCTGATCGATGAAGGCTGGAACCCTAGCGGTGGGTAATAAGCACAGTCGATTGATCTCAGGTGGAGGGGAAGAGAACGAAGGAACGAAAcgacccaaaataaaaaaacccaATACTACTGTATATTCAGGTTAAAAACAACAGGAGGATAAGGGCACAATGGTAATATGATCTGCTGTTTGGCCATGCTGTACAATATTTAGAGCAGAAAGCACAGATTTCTACTGCAGAGCAGGTAATGACAAATTTACAAAAGTAGACACCTAATTCGACGTGCCCAGGGACAAAGGTTGATACTATTCAAAACTCTAAGGGTTAAGTGCAGTTTGCACCCCTCAACTATTCATAAATTGAACTTTGCTCCTTAATCttctaatttttgcaattaactACCTTCTACATTTTATTTCTCACGTGATTCAAAAAATGAGGTGACCGGTTTACCCTTAATCTTTTATTGAACTTCCTAAAGTCCCCTCATCACTTTTTCCCTCCTTATTTAGTTTTATGTTCTTAGTTAAACCTAAATTGGCTTTGAGAGAAGCCACCAGATCCACTATGACTAACATTGCCACCTCCACCGTTGGAATAAACTCTTGTTCCACTAAAGGATTCTACCAAACGGCTCTAAACCGTGCCAACACTACTACTACTACCAAACGGTGTATCCGTATATTTAGTGGTGATAGGAAAGAgtctagaaaaagaaaagagaaatgacTAAGATCCAGTTTTTTGGTTGAAATACAAATTAGCCACTCTTGCTATCAATCTCATggactaaaaaaataaaagggtgaaAGTAGTCTTTATATGATTATGTTGATGTACGTTCACTGTGTTTAGTATACTAATTTTTTTCAACTAAGGAATCCTTTGTACGGTTCTTTTAGTAGATTCTTTTGATTGGACTTTTATAAAGGAAAAAAACCAATATGATTCTAAATAGAATTGAGGGAAGCTTCTTGAATGGAAGTTGGTTGAAAGAAACTAGGAGTTGTAAAGATCCATTGAAGCCAGTGGTAGGTTTTCATGAGGATATGGTGTTtcttttcaattaaaaatctatttttttgAAATCTCGGGCAAGAAGTAATAATCTTCCATTTCTTTAGTATCCaataagattttttttaaaaaaatttggagtAGTTGGCCCAGTAAGTTTTATTGTTCACAATTTActcttttggtttgatttggggatttttcttctctctttaaTCTAGGCAAGAATTAATGATCttctatttcttttaaatttttttgtcatcgagatgcttttctttttcactgGTAATTCTCTATTTTGATTTGCATTTTTAATGTAAAGATTCTTTCTTATGTAATTGGtggattttttttctcttttatcttttctttagtTCTTGTTTGGCAGCATATTTGTGGTGCCTTAATTATGTGAGCTTTGGCCTCTAtcatgataaaaataaaaaaaaaagcattttgggctaaagaagaagaagggtaGAAAGGATCTTTCACTAATTAGTTGCTGGAAGAAATTTGCTTTGATTTCTCGAAATTTGGATTATTGCAGTGCATTGCTAAAAATCAAAGGGTAAAATATAATTAACCCTTCGGTGGTTTCTAAGCCACATAACTCCCCgtaattttaaaaactatacataactcCCATTTGATTTCAGTTGAAGTGTCAAACAAACGGAAATCATCTATCATCACGATACATGGGTGAAAATGTCCAAATTACCCCAATATAAATACTAAAAAGGGTCAAATGAAATTAGAGTTTTTGCGAGCTTGGTCTTCATCATGGGAAACCGAGAGAAAAAATACTCATGATTGAAGGAGAAAAAGTtttaaaaccaaaataaaaaacacTAGATCCGCTATTGAAGATCATAAAATAGCTGTGGAAGACTATCACAAATGTTGTTGCTCTGTCTGGTAAATATTTCGACATCAACTTTAGAATCTGAAATGCACTTGCGTATTTTGAATAGAAATAGTACTATTGTGTGTTGGAAATCTAATGAATCAAATGATTATGACAATTAAGGGGTGATTAGTTTCAAGTTTTTTTAATTTGGGATAAA
This window encodes:
- the LOC113701876 gene encoding uncharacterized protein isoform X1, giving the protein MANHGGGVGAKFVSVNLNKSYGQPSNHNHQHYSGSYGQAAAGARARLGSGGGSGGMVVLSRSRISQKAAGPKLSVPPPLNLPSLRKEHERFDLSGSSSGTASGTGPGSGPRPTSSGMGWTKPVAVALPEKDGGDGDPQVEPTGHGIDGDSRVNSAYMPPSARASGIAVATSSASSSRPFPKAVDRAVVLRGEDFPSLQAVLPVLPGPGQKPQDNVNQKQKLVTSEESTDLQRDSFLLNSLVDMRPHGQASRHTSGNGAMENGGEGHGLGSSHLADQPRKEEYFPGPLPLVKLNPRSDWGDDERDTGHGITERSRDFGYSKTDRNSVVARTTAFNKDFGKDIKYMPPHVGDPLQDGGFSASEETTHLRRNGSHFVEARQQWNNIKESYNSRGSEWNTRERYGAEQSNRYRGDNFQNSNISKSMYASGGKMPPGTDPLLTSVRDKRVSSKTERSYFEDPFISSAGFDERDPFSGSLVGVIKRKKDVVKQTYLHDPVRESFEAELERVQKMQELERQRIIEEQERALEQARREEEERQRLIREEEERVRRLEEEAQEAAWRAEQERLEAIRRTEEQRIAREEEKKRILVEEERRKMAAKQKLLELEERMAKRQAEAVKSDSSVATTNLDDKFSAILKEKDISPSTDVETWEDSEKMVERITASASFDSTVLNRPFDVSSRPYPTRDGSSGFLDRGKSLNSWRRDVFENGNTSSSQLLENEISHFSPRRDSFANSRAVPRKEFHGGAGYMSSSAHVRGGKESYADEFGYHKDQRWNFSGDADSLSRSMEMDSDFQDNPAEKYSDIGWVQNRFRGNTPPHPERPYPHSEADELYSYGRSRYSMRQPRVLPPPIAYTQRSSFRSMNDHPGPSGFLDDNHYSHAERSEPTRQTAYYGSHQDGLQQSELDIPKDDLTLQDQKSNKDITPRCDSQSSVSVSSPPNSPPHLSHDELDDSSDSPMASITVEGKNVSVSENESISLNDNSGQHLRMTASSSVSATEDEEWTLENNEDLQQQEEYDEDEDGYEEEDEVRAGDDENLDLTQEFEDLHLEEKDSHLMGNLVLGFDEGIEVEIPSDDFDRNFSNEERGFGISDSSIPIAGEEGLVDGVKGDEPSPEDVGGFSPVSVMVQETEITMQDSFLKPIEDPYTSIPDTTGLSAQQALSVSVDMPSSAGLTAVSIGSAPSQIDSPVKLQFGLFSGPSLIPSPVPAIQIGSIQMPLHLHTPIGAPLAHMHPSQPPMFQFGQLRYSSVSHGGPPIAPLSMPFVPPNVQTPYSVNQNAGGSLGIQPVQDTSAQNVVKNEVQSPAGIKQPAFVPGRKSEPNGNASSELSSGLVRQTVDSGALSQSANAKVLSGRDDKLKPELVGLAENRGQNDAVRKNRISSSKGTISEGQSQPIQPISESVSNEKNFGGIKAQGAVSGSKGRRFTYAVRNSSMRSSLPAADVSSSDTHGFQRRSRRTVQRTEFRVRENVERRQPNGSFSSNSLNPDDKPNYNGRSNAQFARSGSKRGTMSSKSLKQIVHSESLMSGNFISQDVESGKLVVKESGRDMSLRDQNFSLSGEASLKRNISEEDVDAPLQSGVVRVFKQPGIEAPSDEDDFIEVRSKRQMLNDRREQREKEIKAKFQPPRKPRVTRQTFVTTVGSTNSKKVSGSLAGESSTNVNSGFASSEGRVLAYKEASAALVSQPLAPIGTPAVKSEIQADKTSQNIKHHQTSSVSIVSVAGKDLGPAMIFESKNEVVDNVQSSMSTWDTARINQEVMALTQSQLEEAMKPPCFDTPIASVGGQCSSVSDPLLPSSSMPTKERSFSSAASPINSLLAGEKICFGAVTSPPVLPPSSRAPGSSRQDIQISQSLSVAENDCALFFKKDKQTDDSCVHLQDSEAEAEAAASAVAVAAISNDEVVGNGIGSVAISDSKSFGGADIDGMARDQQLVGQSRGEESLSVSLPADLSVETPPISLWPTLPSPQSSSSQMLSHFPGGPPSPFPFYEMNPILGGPIFAFGPHEESAGAQSQPQKSTSTSGPLGTWQQCHSTVDSFYGPPAGYTGPFISPPGGIPGVQGPPHMVVYNHFAPVGQFGQVGLSFMGPTYIPSGKHPDWKHNSSSSAAGMAENDMNNANITSGQRNAANMAGAIQHLASGSPIMPIASPLTMFDLSPFQSAPDIPVQARWSHVPASPLHSIPLSRPLQQVEGVPPPQFGHQHPIDQQLNVSFSESQTSTPSTSGPGFTVATEVNTAQFPDELCLVDSSRSATAGASTPNPVNQSSSNGAGAGADTGTAENLRTGGSNKSEGHTTSSSKARTSQQKNLSAQQSHSVGYNYQRGGSGPSGTSQRNSAGNEWSHRRMNFHGRNQTFGSDKGFSSSKMKQIYVAKQTSNGTPTPG
- the LOC113701876 gene encoding uncharacterized protein isoform X4, with protein sequence MANHGGGVGAKFVSVNLNKSYGQPSNHNHQHYSGSYGQAAAGARARLGSGGGSGGMVVLSRSRISQKAAGPKLSVPPPLNLPSLRKEHERFDLSGSSSGTASGTGPGSGPRPTSSGMGWTKPVAVALPEKDGGDGDPQVEPTGHGIDGDSRVNSAYMPPSARASGIAVATSSASSSRPFPKAVDRAVVLRGEDFPSLQAVLPVLPGPGQKPQDNVNQKQKLVTSEESTDLQRDSFLLNSLVDMRPHGQASRHTSGNGAMENGGEGHGLGSSHLADQPRKEEYFPGPLPLVKLNPRSDWGDDERDTGHGITERSRDFGYSKTDRNSVVARTTAFNKDFGKDIKYMPPHVGDPLQDGGFSASEETTHLRRNGSHFVEARQQWNNIKESYNSRGSEWNTRERYGAEQSNRYRGDNFQNSNISKSMYASGGKMPPGTDPLLTSVRDKRVSSKTERSYFEDPFISSAGFDERDPFSGSLVGVIKRKKDVVKQTYLHDPVRESFEAELERVQKMQELERQRIIEEQERALEQARREEEERQRLIREEEERVRRLEEEAQEAAWRAEQERLEAIRRTEEQRIAREEEKKRILVEEERRKMAAKQKLLELEERMAKRQAEAVKSDSSVATTNLDDKFSAILKEKDISPSTDVETWEDSEKMVERITASASFDSTVLNRPFDVSSRPYPTRDGSSGFLDRGKSLNSWRRDVFENGNTSSSQLLENEISHFSPRRDSFANSRAVPRKEFHGGAGYMSSSAHVRGGKESYADEFGYHKDQRWNFSGDADSLSRSMEMDSDFQDNPAEKYSDIGWVQNRFRGNTPPHPERPYPHSEADELYSYGRSRYSMRQPRVLPPPIAYTQRSSFRSMNDHPGPSGFLDDNHYSHAERSEPTRQTAYYGSHQDGLQQSELDIPKDDLTLQDQKSNKDITPRCDSQSSVSVSSPPNSPPHLSHDELDDSSDSPMASITVEGKNVSVSENESISLNDNSGQHLRMTASSSVSATEDEEWTLENNEDLQQQEEYDEDEDGYEEEDEVRAGDDENLDLTQEFEDLHLEEKDSHLMGNLVLGFDEGIEVEIPSDDFDRNFSNEERGFGISDSSIPIAGEEGLVDGVKGDEPSPEDVGGFSPVSVMVQETEITMQDSFLKPIEDPYTSIPDTTGLSAQQALSVSVDMPSSAGLTAVSIGSAPSQIDSPVKLQFGLFSGPSLIPSPVPAIQIGSIQMPLHLHTPIGAPLAHMHPSQPPMFQFGQLRYSSVSHGGPPIAPLSMPFVPPNVQTPYSVNQNAGGSLGIQPVQDTSAQNVVKNEVQSPAGIKQPAFVPGRKSEPNGNASSELSSGLVRQTVDSGALSQSANAKVLSGRDDKLKPELVGLAENRGQNDAVRKNRISSSKGTISEGQSQPIQPISESVSNEKNFGGIKAQGAVSGSKGRRFTYAVRNSSMRSSLPAADVSSSDTHGFQRRSRRTVQRTEFRVRENVERRQPNGSFSSNSLNPDDKPNYNGRSNAQFARSGSKRGTMSSKSLKQIVHSESLMSGNFISQDVESGKLVVKESGRDMSLRDQNFSLSGEASLKRNISEEDVDAPLQSGVVRVFKQPGIEAPSDEDDFIEVRSKRQMLNDRREQREKEIKAKFQPPRKPRVTRQTFVTTVGSTNSKKVSGSLAGESSTNVNSGFASSEGRVLAYKEASAALVSQPLAPIGTPAVKSEIQADKTSQNIKHHQTSSVSIVSVAGKDLGPAMIFESKNEVVDNVQSSMSTWDTARINQEVMALTQSQLEEAMKPPCFDTPIASVGGQCSSVSDPLLPSSSMPTKERSFSSAASPINSLLAGEKICFGAVTSPPVLPPSSRAPGSSRQDIQISQSLSVAENDCALFFKKDKQTDDSCVHLQDSEAEAEAAASAVAVAAISNDEVVGNGIGSVAISDSKSFGGADIDDLSVETPPISLWPTLPSPQSSSSQMLSHFPGGPPSPFPFYEMNPILGGPIFAFGPHEESAGAQSQPQKSTSTSGPLGTWQQCHSTVDSFYGPPAGYTGPFISPPGGIPGVQGPPHMVVYNHFAPVGQFGQRNAANMAGAIQHLASGSPIMPIASPLTMFDLSPFQSAPDIPVQARWSHVPASPLHSIPLSRPLQQVEGVPPPQFGHQHPIDQQLNVSFSESQTSTPSTSGPGFTVATEVNTAQFPDELCLVDSSRSATAGASTPNPVNQSSSNGAGAGADTGTAENLRTGGSNKSEGHTTSSSKARTSQQKNLSAQQSHSVGYNYQRGGSGPSGTSQRNSAGNEWSHRRMNFHGRNQTFGSDKGFSSSKMKQIYVAKQTSNGTPTPG
- the LOC113701876 gene encoding uncharacterized protein isoform X3, with protein sequence MANHGGGVGAKFVSVNLNKSYGQPSNHNHQHYSGSYGQAAAGARARLGSGGGSGGMVVLSRSRISQKAAGPKLSVPPPLNLPSLRKEHERFDLSGSSSGTASGTGPGSGPRPTSSGMGWTKPVAVALPEKDGGDGDPQVEPTGHGIDGDSRVNSAYMPPSARASGIAVATSSASSSRPFPKAVDRAVVLRGEDFPSLQAVLPVLPGPGQKPQDNVNQKQKLVTSEESTDLQRDSFLLNSLVDMRPHGQASRHTSGNGAMENGGEGHGLGSSHLADQPRKEEYFPGPLPLVKLNPRSDWGDDERDTGHGITERSRDFGYSKTDRNSVVARTTAFNKDFGKDIKYMPPHVGDPLQDGGFSASEETTHLRRNGSHFVEARQQWNNIKESYNSRGSEWNTRERYGAEQSNRYRGDNFQNSNISKSMYASGGKMPPGTDPLLTSVRDKRVSSKTERSYFEDPFISSAGFDERDPFSGSLVGVIKRKKDVVKQTYLHDPVRESFEAELERVQKMQELERQRIIEEQERALEQARREEEERQRLIREEEERVRRLEEEAQEAAWRAEQERLEAIRRTEEQRIAREEEKKRILVEEERRKMAAKQKLLELEERMAKRQAEAVKSDSSVATTNLDDKFSAILKEKDISPSTDVETWEDSEKMVERITASASFDSTVLNRPFDVSSRPYPTRDGSSGFLDRGKSLNSWRRDVFENGNTSSSQLLENEISHFSPRRDSFANSRAVPRKEFHGGAGYMSSSAHVRGGKESYADEFGYHKDQRWNFSGDADSLSRSMEMDSDFQDNPAEKYSDIGWVQNRFRGNTPPHPERPYPHSEADELYSYGRSRYSMRQPRVLPPPIAYTQRSSFRSMNDHPGPSGFLDDNHYSHAERSEPTRQTAYYGSHQDGLQQSELDIPKDDLTLQDQKSNKDITPRCDSQSSVSVSSPPNSPPHLSHDELDDSSDSPMASITVEGKNVSVSENESISLNDNSGQHLRMTASSSVSATEDEEWTLENNEDLQQQEEYDEDEDGYEEEDEVRAGDDENLDLTQEFEDLHLEEKDSHLMGNLVLGFDEGIEVEIPSDDFDRNFSNEERGFGISDSSIPIAGEEGLVDGVKGDEPSPEDVGGFSPVSVMVQETEITMQDSFLKPIEDPYTSIPDTTGLSAQQALSVSVDMPSSAGLTAVSIGSAPSQIDSPVKLQFGLFSGPSLIPSPVPAIQIGSIQMPLHLHTPIGAPLAHMHPSQPPMFQFGQLRYSSVSHGGPPIAPLSMPFVPPNVQTPYSVNQNAGGSLGIQPVQDTSAQNVVKNEVQSPAGIKQPAFVPGRKSEPNGNASSELSSGLVRQTVDSGALSQSANAKVLSGRDDKLKPELVGLAENRGQNDAVRKNRISSSKGTISEGQSQPIQPISESVSNEKNFGGIKAQGAVSGSKGRRFTYAVRNSSMRSSLPAADVSSSDTHGFQRRSRRTVQRTEFRVRENVERRQPNGSFSSNSLNPDDKPNYNGRSNAQFARSGSKRGTMSSKSLKQIVHSESLMSGNFISQDVESGKLVVKESGRDMSLRDQNFSLSGEASLKRNISEEDVDAPLQSGVVRVFKQPGIEAPSDEDDFIEVRSKRQMLNDRREQREKEIKAKFQPPRKPRVTRQTFVTTVGSTNSKKVSGSLAGESSTNVNSGFASSEGRVLAYKEASAALVSQPLAPIGTPAVKSEIQADKTSQNIKHHQTSSVSIVSVAGKDLGPAMIFESKNEVVDNVQSSMSTWDTARINQEVMALTQSQLEEAMKPPCFDTPIASVGGQCSSVSDPLLPSSSMPTKERSFSSAASPINSLLAGEKICFGAVTSPPVLPPSSRAPGSSRQDIQISQSLSVAENDCALFFKKDKQTDDSCVHLQDSEAEAEAAASAVAVAAISNDEVVGNGIGSVAISDSKSFGGADIDGMARDQQLVGQSRGEESLSVSLPADLSVETPPISLWPTLPSPQSSSSQMLSHFPGGPPSPFPFYEMNPILGGPIFAFGPHEESAGAQSQPQKSTSTSGPLGTWQQCHSTVDSFYGPPAGYTGPFISPPGGIPGVQGPPHMVVYNHFAPVGQFGQRNAANMAGAIQHLASGSPIMPIASPLTMFDLSPFQSAPDIPVQARWSHVPASPLHSIPLSRPLQQVEGVPPPQFGHQHPIDQQLNVSFSESQTSTPSTSGPGFTVATEVNTAQFPDELCLVDSSRSATAGASTPNPVNQSSSNGAGAGADTGTAENLRTGGSNKSEGHTTSSSKARTSQQKNLSAQQSHSVGYNYQRGGSGPSGTSQRNSAGNEWSHRRMNFHGRNQTFGSDKGFSSSKMKQIYVAKQTSNGTPTPG